A genome region from Leptodactylus fuscus isolate aLepFus1 chromosome 6, aLepFus1.hap2, whole genome shotgun sequence includes the following:
- the LOC142209704 gene encoding proton channel OTOP3-like has translation MALKEHNQPITNESFGINYEQSWLHRHCPSPLIHHKRARGSGRLFSGLMALNVVFLGAALVSSVVLSSMPAKNSYIYLSILMLASSVWAIYYLVWTRRIHIALLQDHHAGSLWLKVSLVLFGSCSLLVSAFKIGYDTSLFTCKMPVDIFFSVTKIIFIVIQTALLWVSCRDCIQVQHNITRYGIMLAVATNLLLWLLAVLNDSVHRETENLKPNSTLDNGEDSKCSCPKYSTCWTFQRGYVTIYPFNLEYSLICASMLFIMWRNVGRREIHLSELSHPTFRLQGVLYGPVLGTAAVIVGICIFILYQIQASSETVDSTTFILYFMFSIILLGIMVISCFIGIIAQSFRDKRYLEHSRHDSEDGEDPDKQSREMRPKESNECRHRNVEKNKDHGESQGEAEEHKESNGIQNNNFEDHEHSEYHTVIEEEKYDVNEKPPENEKHNGRTEKEHKEVHMDHKNHHTRRRFSTEKNTHQQENILHKVPPKNYIRSLEITLLLGAALGQFSISYYSMVAIVATGSWTLLNSLNLTYSILMILQHMVQNVFIIEGMRKEQREHFYLQASKENKEEHDEGPRRLSVFEIRRASVAYLQSVGRLSLSRRLVKEMALFLVFCNIMLWIMSAFGDHPLSANGLETEYYGFSVWFSILNFGLPLSVFYRMHSVGGLLEVYVTA, from the exons ATGGCACTTAAAGAGCACAACCAGCCGATCACCAATGAAAGTTTTGGTATAAACTATGAGCAGTCATGGCTTCACCGACATTGCCCATCACCACTGATTCATCACAAGCGAGCTCGGGGATCTGGACGACTCTTCTCAGGACTCATGGCATTGAATGTGGTGTTCCTGGGTGCGGCACTGGTCAGTAGTGTGGTACTCAGCTCAATGCCGGCCAAGAACTcctacatctatctatcaatccttATGCTCGCCAGCTCAGTCTGGGCAATCTACTATTTAGTATGGACTCGCAGAATTCACATAGCACTTCTACAGGACCACCATGCTGGGTCACTATGGCTGAAAG TATCGCTTGTACTTTTTGGAAGCTGCAGCCTTCTAGTGTCTGCCTTTAAGATTGGTTATGATACAAGTCTGTTTACATGTAAAATGCCAGTGGATATTTTCTTCTCTGTCACAAAAATCATCTTTATAGTCATACAG acagcccTTCTATGGGTTTCCTGCAGGGATTGTATCCAGGTACAACACAATATAACTAG GTATGGCATTATGTTAGCCGTGGCCACCAATTTACTGCTTTGGCTTCTGGCTGTGTTAAATGATTCTGTGCACCGAGAGACAGAGAACTTAAAACCGAACAGCACATTGG ATAATGGTGAAGACTCTAAATGCTCATGCCCTAAGTACTCAACTTGTTGGACCTTCCAGCGTGGATATGTGACTATATACCCATTCAACCTTGAATACAGTCTGATTTGTGCTTCTATGCTTTTCATAATGTGGAGGAATGTTGGTCGAAGAGAAATTCACCTCTCTGAATTGTCCCACCCTACCTTTCGCCTGCAAGGGGTCCTTTATGGTCCAGTTTTAGGCACTGCTGCCGTAATAGTTGGAATTTGCATCTTCATTCTGTATCAGATACAAGCATCATCTGAAACTGTAGACAGCACCACcttcattttatattttatgttcaGTATCATTCTGCTTGGCATCATGGTTATATCCTGCTTCATTGGAATAATTGCCCAAAGTTTTAGAGACAAAAGGTACTTGGAGCACTCAAGACATGATAGTGAAGATGGTGAGGACCCTGATAAACAAAGTAGGGAAATGAGGCCAAAAGAGAGTAATGAATGTAGGCATAGGAATGTGGAGAAGAATAAAGACCATGGGGAGTCgcaaggagaagcagaggaacacaAAGAGTCAAACGGAATACAGAATAATAACTTTGAAGACCATGAACATAGTGAATATCACACAGTCATAGAAGAGGAGAAGTATGACGTCAATGAAAAGCCACCAGAGAATGAAAAGCACAATGGACGCACAGAAAAAGAACATAAGGAAGTACACATGGACCACAAAAATCATCATACAAGGCGAAGGTTCAGCACCGAGAAAAACACGCACCAACAGGAGAACATCCTTCATAAAGTTCCACCTAAAAACTACATCCGTAGTCTAGAAATTACTCTCCTGCTTGGAGCTGCCCTTGGTCAATTCTCAATTTCTTATTATTCCATGGTGGCTATTGTAGCCACTGGTTCATGGACTCTGCTCAATTCTTTAAACCTGACATACTCCATCCTCATGATCTTACAGCATATGGTTCAGAATGTTTTTATAATCGAGGGCATGAGGAAAGAGCAAAGGGAACATTTCTATCTACAGGCAAGCAAGGAGAACAAAGAGGAACATGATGAAGGCCCTCGTAGGCTCTCCGTGTTTGAGATCCGTAGAGCATCTGTGGCTTATTTACAAAGCGTTGGAAGGCTCAGCCTCAGTCGTAGACTGGTGAAGGAGATGGCGCTCTTTCTAGTGTTCTGCAATATTATG